In Gossypium hirsutum isolate 1008001.06 chromosome D06, Gossypium_hirsutum_v2.1, whole genome shotgun sequence, one genomic interval encodes:
- the LOC121218577 gene encoding putative serine/threonine-protein kinase-like protein CCR3 has translation MTKLFFPLLFAVSSLAVISFPPLTHALGSGLTLAVAYGTATVCAIVAAQPTQRIICYRAGDNTSSSIAPVPILPNVSYFTVAGGETNLCALRSGGYSLLCWETNAPNYPVKRLYVNDTVFLQSLSIGDERICATTTNTSQPVACWRPNGNNRNDVGELPNRNYTMGKITSGFGFSCGIVLSQNNRVACWGSNSVVSTDIERQFGNISMENIEAGVSHVCGVNSVGDLVCKGNNSAGQLNVPLNKGLRFASWLALGEGFSCGIRRLNGTVVCWGSMTESAIEDIEFESIVAGLNFTCGLTTKNLSIVCWGPGWPGNNGFNSNYSFELPLMAEILPGPCVQSFCSECGIYPESNRLCSGSGNICRPCFNITTASPPSPVAPSPEVSRPSRELRRGLLAFAIVGSIGGFMGICSAIYCLWTGVCFGKKKVHNSVQPTITRAGSNGGPGSNNSPPSRSLRIRRQSSRAMKRQRSGPSMIRQRSGTSSKHADKAEEFSFAELVAATNGFSLENKIGAGSYGVVYKGKLSDGREVAIKRGETGSKMKKYQEKEIAFESELSFLSRLHHKHLVRLVGYCEEMDERLLVYEYMKNGALYDHLHDKNNIEKSSSLLNSWKMRIKIALDAARGIEYLHNYAVPPIIHRDIKSSNILLDANWTARVSDFGLSMMGPESDRDYKPTKAAGTVGYIDPEYYGLNVLTTKSDVYGLGVVMLELLTGKRAIFKESESGGTPVSLVDYTVPAIMNGEVVKVLDPRVGPPELNEAEAVELMAYTAMHCVNLEGKDRPTIGDIVSNLERALTVCDGSHGSISSGAFSIVSE, from the coding sequence ATGACGAAACTTTTCTTCCCACTCCTCTTCGCCGTCAGTTCCCTCGCCGTTATTTCCTTCCCGCCGTTAACTCATGCCTTGGGCTCCGGCTTGACGCTCGCCGTCGCCTACGGAACCGCCACCGTATGCGCAATCGTAGCCGCACAGCCGACTCAACGCATTATCTGCTACCGCGCCGGCGATAACACCTCTTCCTCAATCGCCCCTGTCCCGATTCTCCCCAACGTTTCCTACTTCACCGTCGCCGGTGGTGAAACCAACCTTTGCGCCCTCCGTTCCGGCGGGTACAGCCTCCTCTGCTGGGAAACGAACGCCCCGAATTACCCCGTTAAACGCCTCTACGTTAACGACACCGTTTTCCTTCAATCCCTCTCCATCGGCGACGAAAGGATTTGCGCAACGACGACGAACACGTCGCAGCCCGTCGCCTGTTGGAGACCCAACGGAAACAACCGCAACGACGTCGGAGAGCTACCCAATCGCAATTACACAATGGGTAAAATCACGTCCGGATTTGGGTTCTCTTGTGGGATTGTACTGAGTCAAAACAACCGAGTTGCTTGTTGGGGAAGTAACTCGGTAGTATCGACAGATATCGAAAGGCAGTTCGGGAACATTTCAATGGAAAATATCGAAGCTGGGGTTTCCCATGTCTGTGGAGTGAACTCGGTTGGCGATTTAGTTTGTAAAGGAAATAACTCGGCAGGTCAACTCAATGTTCCATTAAACAAAGGGTTACGCTTTGCTTCATGGTTAGCTCTCGGTGAAGGGTTTAGTTGTGGGATTAGAAGATTGAATGGCACGGTTGTTTGTTGGGGTTCCATGACTGAGTCCGCCATTGAAGACATCGAGTTCGAATCCATTGTTGCAGGCTTAAATTTCACTTGTGGGTTAACAACTAAGAATTTATCTATAGTTTGTTGGGGTCCCGGGTGGCCTGGGAACAACGGGTTTAATTCAAATTATTCTTTTGAGTTACCTTTAATGGCGGAGATTTTACCAGGGCCTTGTGTTCAATCTTTTTGCAGTGAGTGTGGGATATATCCTGAGTCGAATAGGCTTTGTTCTGGTTCTGGTAACATTTGTAGGCCCTGTTTTAACATCACCACCGCATCACCACCGTCACCGGTGGCTCCATCACCGGAGGTATCGAGGCCGTCTCGAGAGTTGAGAAGAGGGTTGTTGGCATTTGCCATAGTTGGATCAATTGGAGGTTTTATGGGGATTTGCAGTGCTATTTATTGTTTATGGACTGGTGTTTGTTTTGGGAAAAAGAAAGTTCATAATTCAGTTCAGCCAACAATCACTCGAGCAGGCTCAAATGGCGGTCCTGGATCGAACAACAGTCCTCCTTCTAGGTCGTTGAGGATTAGACGGCAAAGTTCGAGAGCAATGAAGCGTCAACGAAGTGGACCATCAATGATTCGTCAACGAAGCGGAACATCATCGAAACACGCTGATAAAGCCGAGGAATTCAGCTTTGCTGAACTTGTTGCAGCAACCAATGGTTTCTCATTAGAAAACAAGATTGGTGCAGGGAGTTACGGGGTTGTTTACAAAGGAAAACTGTCGGACGGTCGTGAAGTAGCAATCAAACGAGGTGAAACCGGCTCGAAAATGAAGAAATATCAAGAGAAAGAGATTGCATTTGAGTCCGAATTATCCTTCTTATCAAGGCTTCACCACAAGCATTTGGTTAGACTTGTTGGATATTGTGAAGAAATGGATGAAAGGCTTTTAGTTTACGAATACATGAAGAATGGAGCACTTTACGACCACTTACATGATAAGAACAACATCGAGAAATCCAGCAGTTTACTTAATTCCTGGAAAATGAGGATCAAAATCGCACTCGACGCGGCTCGAGGGATCGAATACCTTCACAACTATGCAGTTCCCCCTATAATTCATAGAGATATAAAGTCTTCCAACATATTACTCGATGCGAATTGGACAGCAAGGGTTTCAGATTTCGGACTCTCGATGATGGGACCGGAATCAGACCGAGATTACAAGCCAACAAAAGCAGCCGGAACAGTCGGTTACATTGATCCCGAATACTACGGATTAAACGTATTAACAACAAAGAGCGATGTATATGGACTCGGAGTCGTAATGCTAGAGCTTCTGACAGGGAAAAGAGCCATATTCAAGGAGAGCGAAAGTGGAGGGACACCAGTGAGCTTAGTTGATTATACGGTGCCTGCAATTATGAATGGTGAAGTAGTGAAGGTATTAGACCCTAGGGTTGGACCACCCGAGCTTAATGAAGCAGAGGCCGTAGAACTAATGGCTTATACAGCAATGCATTGTGTGAATTTGGAAGGCAAAGATAGGCCTACAATTGGTGATATTGTTTCAAATTTGGAAAGAGCTTTGACTGTTTGTGATGGCAGCCATGGCAGCATCTCAAGTGGTGCTTTCTCCATTGTTTCAGagtaa
- the LOC107900535 gene encoding NF-X1-type zinc finger protein NFXL2 isoform X2, producing the protein MNTTANYQPPPSSQPPFSDSDLDSDSDSDSENFQVGSDLSNSIFKTYLEFSSSSSSSSSSSITAVDLSKIQSFLTSSSSGALSCLICLERIRPSDPTWSCSSLCFAVFHLLCIQSWARQSSDLSAARAAARLPITAETAAKQATWNCPKCRSSYSKSEIPRCYLCFCGKLRDPPSDNPWILPHSCGEICNRPLPNNCGHFCLLLCHPGPCPSCPKSVKARCFCGSVEDFRRCGFKNFSCNKLCKKRLDCNKHNCSEICHPGTCPPCRARETYRCRCGKKEEEKDCCDRDYRCENECKKLLNCGKHVCERGCHGGDCGECPLQGNRTCPCGKRIYEGMPCDGVAPVCGATCNKLLNCGFHRCPERCHKGPCVETCRTMVKKACWCGGLKKEVPCYQDLSCERKCLRMRDCGRHACKRRCCDGDCPPCSEVCDKRLRCKNHKCPAPCHRGACAPCPIMVTISCACGETHFEVPCGTEMDHKPPKCRKLCKITPLCRHASTSKPHRCHYAACPPCRAPCEEEYPCGHKCNLRCHGPRPPPNPEFTLKPKKKKSNHQTECTPGTPCPPCPELVWRPCVGEHFGAERMMVCSNTTRFSCDNLCGNLLPCGNHYCTKTCHPLETQPSSSGHQKRSESCEVCNLPCQKVRMPKCSHPCPLPCHPGECPPCKVLMKRSCHCGAMVHAFECIHYNNLSEKDQVAARSCGGPCHRKLPNCKHLCPEICHVDKCPAPDKCSKKVTVRCKCQTLKKEWICQDVQAAYRDTGNDPKDIPKNQFGLGLLPCNSDCKRKIQEVESALQLRKPKVLEKKEPENKKHGPKRRKRRDRIQEGKQVSRFQEFVATMKRLLLFIIIVAALIAVTYYSYKGLLQLSDWMNEVELQRAKRRRSRF; encoded by the exons ATGAACACAACGGCCAACTACCAACCGCCACCGTCATCGCAACCGCCATTCTCGGACTCGGACCTGGACTCGGACTCCGATTCCGATTCCGAGAACTTCCAAGTCGGTTCCGATCTCTCAAACTCTATTTTCAAAACCTACCTTGAATTTTcctcatcttcatcatcatcatcatcatcttcgaTCACAGCCGTTGATCTGTCCAAGATCCAATCATTCTTAACCTCTTCCTCCTCCGGCGCTTTATCATGCCTCATTTGCCTCGAACGGATCCGTCCCTCTGATCCGACGTGGTCTTGCTCTTCCCTCTGCTTCGCTGTCTTCCACCTCCTCTGCATTCAATCATGGGCCCGCCAATCTTCTGACCTTTCAGCAGCACGCGCCGCTGCACGTCTCCCTATCACCGCCGAAACCGCCGCCAAACAAGCCACCTGGAACTGCCCCAAGTGCCGCTCCTCCTACTCCAAATCTGAAATCCCTAGATGTTACCTTTGCTTCTGCGGTAAGCTCCGAGATCCTCCGTCTGACAACCCGTGGATCCTCCCTCACTCTTGCGGCGAAATATGTAACCGCCCGTTGCCAAACAATTGCGGTCACTTTTGCCTCCTTTTGTGCCACCCTGGTCCCTGCCCGTCCTGCCCGAAATCCGTCAAAGCGCGTTGCTTTTGCGGCTCCGTCGAAGATTTTCGCCGTTGCGGTTTCAAAAACTTTTCCTGTAACAAACTTTGTAAGAAGCGTTTAGATTGTAACAAACATAACTGCTCCGAAATCTGTCATCCAGGCACGTGCCCTCCTTGCCGTGCACGTGAGACTTACCGTTGCCGGTGTGGtaaaaaggaagaagagaaagATTGTTGTGACCGGGATTATCGCTGCGAAAATGAGTGTAAAAAGTTGCTTAACTGTGGAAAGCATGTTTGTGAAAGAGGATGCCACGGGGGAGATTGTGGGGAGTGTCCATTGCAAGGAAATAGGACATGTCCTTGCGGGAAAAGAATTTATGAAGGGATGCCCTGTGATGGGGTGGCTCCGGTTTGCGGTGCAACTTGTAATAAGCTGTTGAACTGTGGTTTCCATAGGTGTCCCGAGCGGTGTCACAAAGGACCTTGTGTGGAGACTTGTAGGACTATGGTTAAGAAGGCGTGCTGGTGTGGAGGATTGAAGAAAGAG GTTCCTTGCTATCAAGATTTGTCGTGTGAAAGGAAGTGTTTGAGAATGAGGGATTGCGGACGCCATGCTTGTAAACGTCGTTGTTGTGATGGAGATTGTCCGCCATGTTCGGAG GTTTGTGATAAGAGGCTTCGCTGCAAGAACCACAAATGCCCTGCTCCTTGCCATAG AGGTGCCTGTGCTCCCTGTCCAATTATGGTGACAATTTCATGTGCATGTGGTGAGACACACTTTGAG GTTCCTTGTGGTActgagatggatcacaagcctcCTAAATGCCGTAAATTATGTAAGATAACTCCTTTGTGCAGGCATGCATCAACCAGTAAG CCGCACAGATGCCACTATGCAGCTTGCCCCCCATGTCGGGCACCTTGTGAAGAAGAATATCCATGTGGTCACAAGTGCAACTTAAG GTGTCATGGGCCAAGACCTCCTCCCAATCCAGAATTCACattgaaacccaagaaaaagaaatcaaatcatCAGACAGAGTGCACTCCAGGCACCCCTTGCCCTCCTTGCCCAGAACTTGTTTGGAGACCATGTGTTGGCGAGCACTTTGGAGCAGAGAGGATG ATGGTTTGCTCCAATACAACACGATTTTCTTGTGATAATTTATGTGGAAATCTTCTTCCTTGTGGCAATCATTATTGTACAAAAACTTGCCATCCCCTGGAGACCCAGCCTTCTTCATCAGGACATCAGAAAAGAAGTGAATCTTGTGAAGTGTGTAATCTCCCTTGCCAGAAG GTGAGGATGCCTAAATGTTCGCACCCCTGCCCCCTACCATGTCATCCCGGAGAATGCCCTCCTTGCAAAGTGCTCATGAAACGGTCATGTCACTGTGGTGCAATGGTCCATGCATTTGAGTGCATCCATTATAACAATTTATCTGAAAAGGATCAAGTGGCTGCTCGCTCATGTGGGGGCCCTTGCCATAG AAAGCTGCCTAACTGTAAGCATTTATGTCCTGAAATATGCCATGTTGATAAATGCCCAGCCCCTGATAAGTGCAGCAAAAag GTTACTGTTCGCTGTAAATGCCAAACCTTGAAGAAGGAATGGATATGCCAAGATGTTCAGGCTGCATATCGTGATACTGGTAATGACCCCAAAGATATACCAAAGAATCAGTTTGGGCTTGGACTTCTGCCTTGCAATTCAGATTGTAAGAGAAAAATACAGGAGGTTGAGTCAGCTCTACAATTGCGTAAACCTAAGGTTCTGGAG AAAAAAGAGCCAGAAAACAAAAAGCATGGGCCAAAGCGCAGAAAAAGGCGGGATCGGATTCAAGAGGGCAAGCAAGTTTCAAGATTTCAG GAATTTGTTGCCACCATGAAGCGTCTGCTTTTATTTATCATCATCGTAGCAGCTCTGATTGCAGTCACATATTACAGTTACAAAGGTCTCTTACAACTCTCAGATTGGATGAATGAAGTTGAACTGCAACGAGCAAAACGAAGACGTTCACGATTCTGA
- the LOC107900535 gene encoding NF-X1-type zinc finger protein NFXL2 isoform X1, with protein MNTTANYQPPPSSQPPFSDSDLDSDSDSDSENFQVGSDLSNSIFKTYLEFSSSSSSSSSSSITAVDLSKIQSFLTSSSSGALSCLICLERIRPSDPTWSCSSLCFAVFHLLCIQSWARQSSDLSAARAAARLPITAETAAKQATWNCPKCRSSYSKSEIPRCYLCFCGKLRDPPSDNPWILPHSCGEICNRPLPNNCGHFCLLLCHPGPCPSCPKSVKARCFCGSVEDFRRCGFKNFSCNKLCKKRLDCNKHNCSEICHPGTCPPCRARETYRCRCGKKEEEKDCCDRDYRCENECKKLLNCGKHVCERGCHGGDCGECPLQGNRTCPCGKRIYEGMPCDGVAPVCGATCNKLLNCGFHRCPERCHKGPCVETCRTMVKKACWCGGLKKEVPCYQDLSCERKCLRMRDCGRHACKRRCCDGDCPPCSEVCDKRLRCKNHKCPAPCHRGACAPCPIMVTISCACGETHFEVPCGTEMDHKPPKCRKLCKITPLCRHASTSKPHRCHYAACPPCRAPCEEEYPCGHKCNLRCHGPRPPPNPEFTLKPKKKKSNHQTECTPGTPCPPCPELVWRPCVGEHFGAERMMVCSNTTRFSCDNLCGNLLPCGNHYCTKTCHPLETQPSSSGHQKRSESCEVCNLPCQKVRMPKCSHPCPLPCHPGECPPCKVLMKRSCHCGAMVHAFECIHYNNLSEKDQVAARSCGGPCHRKLPNCKHLCPEICHVDKCPAPDKCSKKVTVRCKCQTLKKEWICQDVQAAYRDTGNDPKDIPKNQFGLGLLPCNSDCKRKIQEVESALQLRKPKVLEKKEPENKKHGPKRRKRRDRIQEGKQVSRFQQEFVATMKRLLLFIIIVAALIAVTYYSYKGLLQLSDWMNEVELQRAKRRRSRF; from the exons ATGAACACAACGGCCAACTACCAACCGCCACCGTCATCGCAACCGCCATTCTCGGACTCGGACCTGGACTCGGACTCCGATTCCGATTCCGAGAACTTCCAAGTCGGTTCCGATCTCTCAAACTCTATTTTCAAAACCTACCTTGAATTTTcctcatcttcatcatcatcatcatcatcttcgaTCACAGCCGTTGATCTGTCCAAGATCCAATCATTCTTAACCTCTTCCTCCTCCGGCGCTTTATCATGCCTCATTTGCCTCGAACGGATCCGTCCCTCTGATCCGACGTGGTCTTGCTCTTCCCTCTGCTTCGCTGTCTTCCACCTCCTCTGCATTCAATCATGGGCCCGCCAATCTTCTGACCTTTCAGCAGCACGCGCCGCTGCACGTCTCCCTATCACCGCCGAAACCGCCGCCAAACAAGCCACCTGGAACTGCCCCAAGTGCCGCTCCTCCTACTCCAAATCTGAAATCCCTAGATGTTACCTTTGCTTCTGCGGTAAGCTCCGAGATCCTCCGTCTGACAACCCGTGGATCCTCCCTCACTCTTGCGGCGAAATATGTAACCGCCCGTTGCCAAACAATTGCGGTCACTTTTGCCTCCTTTTGTGCCACCCTGGTCCCTGCCCGTCCTGCCCGAAATCCGTCAAAGCGCGTTGCTTTTGCGGCTCCGTCGAAGATTTTCGCCGTTGCGGTTTCAAAAACTTTTCCTGTAACAAACTTTGTAAGAAGCGTTTAGATTGTAACAAACATAACTGCTCCGAAATCTGTCATCCAGGCACGTGCCCTCCTTGCCGTGCACGTGAGACTTACCGTTGCCGGTGTGGtaaaaaggaagaagagaaagATTGTTGTGACCGGGATTATCGCTGCGAAAATGAGTGTAAAAAGTTGCTTAACTGTGGAAAGCATGTTTGTGAAAGAGGATGCCACGGGGGAGATTGTGGGGAGTGTCCATTGCAAGGAAATAGGACATGTCCTTGCGGGAAAAGAATTTATGAAGGGATGCCCTGTGATGGGGTGGCTCCGGTTTGCGGTGCAACTTGTAATAAGCTGTTGAACTGTGGTTTCCATAGGTGTCCCGAGCGGTGTCACAAAGGACCTTGTGTGGAGACTTGTAGGACTATGGTTAAGAAGGCGTGCTGGTGTGGAGGATTGAAGAAAGAG GTTCCTTGCTATCAAGATTTGTCGTGTGAAAGGAAGTGTTTGAGAATGAGGGATTGCGGACGCCATGCTTGTAAACGTCGTTGTTGTGATGGAGATTGTCCGCCATGTTCGGAG GTTTGTGATAAGAGGCTTCGCTGCAAGAACCACAAATGCCCTGCTCCTTGCCATAG AGGTGCCTGTGCTCCCTGTCCAATTATGGTGACAATTTCATGTGCATGTGGTGAGACACACTTTGAG GTTCCTTGTGGTActgagatggatcacaagcctcCTAAATGCCGTAAATTATGTAAGATAACTCCTTTGTGCAGGCATGCATCAACCAGTAAG CCGCACAGATGCCACTATGCAGCTTGCCCCCCATGTCGGGCACCTTGTGAAGAAGAATATCCATGTGGTCACAAGTGCAACTTAAG GTGTCATGGGCCAAGACCTCCTCCCAATCCAGAATTCACattgaaacccaagaaaaagaaatcaaatcatCAGACAGAGTGCACTCCAGGCACCCCTTGCCCTCCTTGCCCAGAACTTGTTTGGAGACCATGTGTTGGCGAGCACTTTGGAGCAGAGAGGATG ATGGTTTGCTCCAATACAACACGATTTTCTTGTGATAATTTATGTGGAAATCTTCTTCCTTGTGGCAATCATTATTGTACAAAAACTTGCCATCCCCTGGAGACCCAGCCTTCTTCATCAGGACATCAGAAAAGAAGTGAATCTTGTGAAGTGTGTAATCTCCCTTGCCAGAAG GTGAGGATGCCTAAATGTTCGCACCCCTGCCCCCTACCATGTCATCCCGGAGAATGCCCTCCTTGCAAAGTGCTCATGAAACGGTCATGTCACTGTGGTGCAATGGTCCATGCATTTGAGTGCATCCATTATAACAATTTATCTGAAAAGGATCAAGTGGCTGCTCGCTCATGTGGGGGCCCTTGCCATAG AAAGCTGCCTAACTGTAAGCATTTATGTCCTGAAATATGCCATGTTGATAAATGCCCAGCCCCTGATAAGTGCAGCAAAAag GTTACTGTTCGCTGTAAATGCCAAACCTTGAAGAAGGAATGGATATGCCAAGATGTTCAGGCTGCATATCGTGATACTGGTAATGACCCCAAAGATATACCAAAGAATCAGTTTGGGCTTGGACTTCTGCCTTGCAATTCAGATTGTAAGAGAAAAATACAGGAGGTTGAGTCAGCTCTACAATTGCGTAAACCTAAGGTTCTGGAG AAAAAAGAGCCAGAAAACAAAAAGCATGGGCCAAAGCGCAGAAAAAGGCGGGATCGGATTCAAGAGGGCAAGCAAGTTTCAAGATTTCAG CAGGAATTTGTTGCCACCATGAAGCGTCTGCTTTTATTTATCATCATCGTAGCAGCTCTGATTGCAGTCACATATTACAGTTACAAAGGTCTCTTACAACTCTCAGATTGGATGAATGAAGTTGAACTGCAACGAGCAAAACGAAGACGTTCACGATTCTGA